In Nymphaea colorata isolate Beijing-Zhang1983 chromosome 3, ASM883128v2, whole genome shotgun sequence, a genomic segment contains:
- the LOC116251139 gene encoding ethylene-responsive transcription factor ERF003-like yields the protein MARQQRFKGVRQRHWGSWVSEIRHPLLKTRIWLGTFETAEDAARAYDEAARLMSGPLARTNFPPDPNSSGPSAFSASITAKLQKCYLASQNRQKVGNGRREGVAEPHGVNGDEGSGKEIALENYENLDDEDIEQMIQELLYYGSMEISSSYCSSSSSISEN from the exons ATGGCAAGGCAACAGAGGTTCAAAGGTGTAAGGCAGAGGCACTGGGGCTCTTGGGTATCTGAGATCAGACACCCTTTGCT GAAGACAAGAATCTGGCTTGGAACTTTCGAGACGGCGGAGGACGCTGCGAGAGCTTATGATGAAGCGGCTCGTCTGATGTCAGGCCCTCTGGCTCGAACAAACTTCCCACCGGATCCAAATTCTTCTGGCCCAAGCGCGTTCTCGGCAAGCATAACAGCAAAGCTGCAGAAGTGCTATCTTGCGAGTCAGAACCGGCAGAAGGTCGGGAACGGGCGCCGCGAAGGGGTCGCCGAACCACACGGGGTCAATGGGGATGAAGGCAGTGGGAAGGAGATAGCGCTTGAGAATTATGAAAATTTGGATGATGAGGACATTGAACAGATGATACAGGAGCTGCTCTATTACGGGTCAATGGAGATTTCCTCTTCTTAttgctcctcctcctcttccattTCAGAGAATTAG